The DNA region AAAAAAAACTgccattgaaaaaaaatttacatttacCCATTTTTAAGAGTACATAACTTCTAAAAAAACTTCATATATTTTCCTAAAAGATATATTAAAGAagaattatttttaaaacaatttaGATATAAGActggtttattaaaaaaaattaaaaagagtaattaaaaatataagacTAAAACACTTGTTGCTTGTTATGATTACCCCTTATGCTTAAAAAAGTTGCTTTTAAAACTTTGTTTGCAAGAAaaactttttctttcttaaaaaaGTTGGTTTAAAAAAGAAATTCTCGAAATAGTTAGAAGTTGTAACTATAACTTTGTTTTTTAAGAGCCAAACTATAACTTTGTTTTTTAagagccaatgagtaatagctcaaatggcatagtctctccatactcaaatAAGATGTTgcaggttcgagtctcctatctttgataaaaaaaaaaactttattttttaagaaaaacttTGTCTTTCATAAAaaggttgtttttgaaaagaaattctCTAGAAAACTCCTTATATTTTCCTGAAAgatatattaaaaaagaatttttttaaaatgatttatgATGTAAGACtggtttaattttttcttttaaaaaaagaaaaattttaaaaagaataaaaatattagactAAAATACTTGCTACTTGTTATGATTACACTTTATGCCTTAAAAAATGCTTTTAAAAGAATtccgtttaaaattttaaaaatataattaaatagttaGAAGTTGTTACTATAactttatttttaagaaaaaaaattttctccttAAAAAGgttgttttagaaaaaaaattctgTTGTAAAACTTCTTATATTTTTCCAAAAGAtatattaaagtaaatttttttaaccAATTTATTATGTAAGACTagtttatttaagaaaaaaaaaacttaaaaaaggttaaaaatgTAAAACTAAAACACTTGCTGCTTGTTATGATTATCCTTTATGCTAAGAAAAGCtgcttttaaaaaatagtttacatttaataatttttaaaaatataattgaatagCTAGAAGTTGTTATTATAACTTTGTTTGCAAGAAAAATTATTCTTTCTTAAAAAGTtggtttaataaaaaaattatctaaaaaaacatatatttttttaaaaaatatattaaaaaagattttttttaaacaacTTAAGAGATAAGACtgggttatttaaaaaaaataaaaaatttaaaacacttGCTACTTGTTATGATTACCCAAAAAAAgctgctttaaaaaaaattacattgttaaaatttttaaaaatatataactttGTAAAAAActacttatatttttttaggaaatatattaaaggtgatttttttaaaaaaaatatattaaaaaaaattttgtagacACTGTTGAAAaagatgttaaaaaaataaatggaaGAAAAGTTAGCTAGACTTATGTtaacatatgaattaaaaataatttaaagttaaccataattaatttaaaaaaaggtTGAACCTAAGCATAacttaaaaagatgaaaaaattgaATAACCTAACCTTGCATTTCACTTTGTGCAAATAATGGATGATCAGCAGCAACATCATCAACAGGTGAAATACTGATAGAAGGATCTAAAATATCTAGTAATTCCTCTATAATTTCAAACCAAACAAAAATGAAATCAAATCACACAAATCAAcactataaaattatttatcatttctTATAATAATACCGTGAATAATATTGAATATAGTTATGACAACTAAATAATTTATCTATATTGAAGTAACAATAAAGTTAACCAATAAACAGGAGAATTACAAACAACATATATTCCATTAAAAGTAACACATTCTATGAAATAAACGTATAAACATTTACCATAATTAATTCCAGTAGCTTTATCTCCAAGTTTTCTTTTAGCAACTAAGAACGAACCAGCCATGGATAGAAGAAATAAATAGGAAATAAAAGTAAAACCAATCAACTTATATTAATAACTATGACCGACTCTAACCTAGTAAAAAGAAGGACAACACACCTCTTATATTCCCAGATTTCAATGCTTTCTTCCTTTTCAAAATGTTAATTCTTTTCAACCTCGAAGCCGCAGCATTGGAAGACATGAttttaaaggaaataaaagacaGCAACCTACAAAAAGACAGAATAACGCATCATTTTATACGTAATCGAGAAGACTGTTGAATCACACACACGCTTGCTCTGTATACTTATATACGTAACACAAAAAGGTTGAGATATAAATCAATAGGaacaaaaaatagtatataaGCACAAATACAAAAGGATAGTAGCAAATTTGCAATAGAAATGAAATATTCGATCAATTACAATACAATCAAATGAGACTATTACATTGAAATTTACTGTAACCATATGATACGTTGAATTAAAACACATGTTCAAAGACAATTATGGAGCATAACAACAACTAATCATGAACAACACAAATGAATAAAAGACAGCATACGAAAAATACAAAAGAATTAAGACTAATGAAGCTATTTCCTtccattaatattataaaattcactACACTTGCTTGCTTACGTTCACAAAAGTGACATTATAATTCCACACTCTGACTATAATCTATGTCCTTCTAAATACATGACAATATGTCCAATCTTTAGCAAAGTACATTTGAAATTAACACATACCCTTCCTAATTCAAAAAAGCATAACAATACTTACAACAGACCAACCAAAACACGAAAACATGAAGGGATAAGGTGTGACTCTCCTAACAGTTGGACATGTCTCAAAAAAAAAGGACACACTTCAAATATAAGTCAGCATGAGAAATATGAAATCTAATTCGGAATTTAAGTCATATAACCCTAATAAAGCTGCTAACTTCAGCTAAATGACTATCCATCCAAATTATCTTCAATCTTGATCATCTTTGATGAAGGACCAACAGTTTCCTCCAAGGCTTTTTGAAAATCTGATTCAAGGTTTCTCTTTACTTTGGAACGCACAACATCATtgcaaataaaagaaacatcagtGTTGTCCGAATTATCCAGAAGATGAGATAGGAAGTCCTAgacagataaaaaaatataaaacaacacAACCAatgaataaaaagagaaaatggaATGCAATAATAAATTGAATAAGAGATTTGATTCAATAGAAAATTTAGACTGTGTGACCTGAGTTTCTTCAACACCTGAGTTGAGCAATAAGCCAACTTCATCAGTAAAGACCTTATTCTCATCATTATCGCCAGAAACTTGAGGAACAACAGATTTCCTATTAGTGTCCATATCTATCGAAATGTCATCAAGACCAGGAACACTTTCATCCTTATCCAAGACTGAAAGCTTAACATCTTTTGAAGTAGGCTATGTATAAGAGGGTTCACCTATGTCCAAACCAATCCCAGGAACATGTGCATCCTTTGATAAAGAATGAAAGAAGAAACACTCAAGCAAGagcaatgtaataaaaaaataaaagaatcaaagaataaagaaaaagcaaagaagaataaaaaagaagaaccTTGACAGGTGTCACTTCGTTCTCATTCTCAGCAAGCTCAAACATAGAAATAATAGTTGGGTCATCACATATCCTTTTTACACGAAAGGTTCCAAAGTATTTGTCTATACCAAGGGACTTGGTATCTACTTTTAGTATAACTTTTTTACCCTCTAAAGTTTTAAATGTAATAGGATAGCTATCTCCACACAGAACCTATAAGGATAAAATCAGAGAGGTCACCATCTACGTCATAATgaataatatcataaaaaatgatAACTATTTATAGCTCAACATTTAGATGGACGTAAAAAATTATACGTACAGTTGGCTCCTTTTGGACTTCATTAAAAAGGTCAGCACATGCTTTTTTAAGCAAATAAGCTGTTTCACGATCAAACAAAATGAATATGCCCTGTCCAGTATGATCAGAAACTGCTACTTTAAGTCTGAACCTATAACAATATCAcgataaaatagaaaaattaataaaaaacctTGTTAGAATTTAAGTAAACAAAAAGAGCAAgaagtaataatttaaaaagctACAAGTTATGAAAATAGAAACCTTGGAATCACATTTgtcacatgatgcatgcaaagaTCACAGAAATAGACCCCAGACTCAGGATAAACTGCCTTTCCACACACACAAGTGGAATACCACCAACAGCCCTCTTCAACAATATCAGTGATAGTACCCATAATAACAAAACTCCCATCCTGCATACCATGCACAACAGAACACCACGTGAAGGAAAAAAATAATCTAATCGaggaaaaaaattagttaaaaccACCTTCAAGTATATTCAAACATAAGAGAGCAGaatgaaaaaagtaaaaatttataacCTCTTTGTTATCATGTAATTGATCTATTGTGGATCGCCTAGTTAGGCGCATGAAGTCATCCTCCAATGAAACGGATTTTCCCTCATTCGCAATGAATAAAGGTTGAGTGCCATTAATTCCTTGTTCGACCATGCTAAGATTTAATAAATACTATTCAGTTTCACATCaacagaataaaataaaaacaaagaaaggaccGCAACATAGAAATAATTTGGGAGGGATAACACAaacctttttcgaaaatcaataacTTCTGACAAATCAGGATTAAAGTAAATTTTTGTTGCTTTCATAACATTCTGGAGACCAGGTTGACCTATGGGTAATAAAAGAATGTCAACAGATCTAAAGATCAGGATAACATAACTGTACACATAATAAGATAACATTCAGTTATAACACCTCGAAAAAGTTTAATCTTAGCAAGTTGAACAATGACAACCGGTTGCTCAACATAACCAGAAGCAAGAAAATCATTTAACTGGTCCACGTACTCTCCAAATAATGCGCATCGCAGCATCATCCTACACATGAAAAAAAGGAAAACTCAGTAGAAGCTTTTTTCAGAATGGAATCCAATACAAATAAATATAGAAACAAAAACAAAGGATGAGAGCAACTTACTTTTGTGAAGAAAGTTCGACAACAACCATCTTAACCGTTTTACCATCCCTGTCATAGTTTTTCTCTTCCCCAACCAATGTCAAAAGACCAATTACATCTACATTGATATGTTAATAGGAGTAAAAAAGATGTAAGAAAGAATTTTCAGAAGAAAAGAAACTGAAGAAGTAACTGAAAGACACGAGGCCAAGACTCACCAACTAAATAGTCATGATCCTGACTCATTTGCAATATGTCTTCAAAGGGATATATAGAAAAACAAGACTTGGGTATTATATCATCAGGAATTGTTGTCACTGTTGTACGAAATAGAAAAATGAGTTTGAACTCATGCTTTGTAGCTCTATAAGAGCCTTGGTTTGAAACAACAGCAAAATAACTCATCTTATAACAACTGCCTTCAAGAAGATGATCTTTAAACTTGTGTATTAGTTGCTTCCTTACAGTGGCCTGGATTTTGGTAGACTATGAACATCCAAAAGAACAAAAACATACAACTCATCAAAAACGAAAACAAAAGCACAACAAAAAATATTGGAAAAATTAATAAGAAGAAACTGAGTATATGaacacaacaa from Arachis hypogaea cultivar Tifrunner chromosome 10, arahy.Tifrunner.gnm2.J5K5, whole genome shotgun sequence includes:
- the LOC112715448 gene encoding replication protein A 70 kDa DNA-binding subunit A isoform X2 encodes the protein MSYFAVVSNQGSYRATKHEFKLIFLFRTTVTTIPDDIIPKSCFSIYPFEDILQMSQDHDYLVDVIGLLTLVGEEKNYDRDGKTVKMVVVELSSQKMMLRCALFGEYVDQLNDFLASGYVEQPVVIVQLAKIKLFRGQPGLQNVMKATKIYFNPDLSEVIDFRKSMVEQGINGTQPLFIANEGKSVSLEDDFMRLTRRSTIDQLHDNKEDGSFVIMGTITDIVEEGCWWYSTCVCGKAVYPESGVYFCDLCMHHVTNVIPRFRLKVAVSDHTGQGIFILFDRETAYLLKKACADLFNEVQKEPTVLCGDSYPITFKTLEGKKVILKVDTKSLGIDKYFGTFRVKRICDDPTIISMFELAENENEVTPVKDAHVPGIGLDIGEPSYT
- the LOC112715448 gene encoding replication protein A 70 kDa DNA-binding subunit A isoform X1, which translates into the protein MSYFAVVSNQGSYRATKHEFKLIFLFRTTVTTIPDDIIPKSCFSIYPFEDILQMSQDHDYLVDVIGLLTLVGEEKNYDRDGKTVKMVVVELSSQKMMLRCALFGEYVDQLNDFLASGYVEQPVVIVQLAKIKLFRGQPGLQNVMKATKIYFNPDLSEVIDFRKSMVEQGINGTQPLFIANEGKSVSLEDDFMRLTRRSTIDQLHDNKEDGSFVIMGTITDIVEEGCWWYSTCVCGKAVYPESGVYFCDLCMHHVTNVIPRFRLKVAVSDHTGQGIFILFDRETAYLLKKACADLFNEVQKEPTVLCGDSYPITFKTLEGKKVILKVDTKSLGIDKYFGTFRVKRICDDPTIISMFELAENENEVTPVKVLLFYSSLLFLYSLILLFFYYIALA